The Clostridia bacterium genome contains the following window.
TTTTTTTGCATAGCATTTAAAATAGTATTCGAACAGCTGTGAATTAAGGATTGCTGCAATATAATCCAATGAAATAATGCCTTCATATTCCTTCTTAAGCTTCAGGCTGTATATGTCCGCACTGCAGAAGTTGCCTGCTTCATCAACTGCAAAACGGCTGTTTGAGGACTTGTAGGGGTAGATTATTTTGGGCGACTCAAAAATCCCGTTGTTTCTGCCCCACTGCAGCTGATACCACTTCCGCACTCCCCGCCTGCATTCTCTTCTCTCTTGAAGTTTATCCCGGCAGCTTGCAATGTATTTTATAGCATTTGGAAAATCCTTCTCCTCCTGTATAAAATCAGAGTATATAAGGAACCTGTCAGTTACCTTTATACCATGCTTTAAGATATCACTGTTCTTAATCCATGGTCTCAAAAGCGATTTCTCTATCCCATGCTCCGAAACCTCACTTCCACTTAAAACAAAAGCCCTGTCACAGCCGGTTATTATACCCTGATAACTGTGGGCAATGTCTTTCAGAGTCACACTGCTCTTTGCTTCAAGAGCTGCAAATATTTCATATTTCTCAGGGCTTAAAAGCACCCAGCCATCATCCTTGAATTCCGTGCTATTTACAGTAAAGTGCTCAAAGCTTGAAGGAGCAAACAATTCAGCTTCTGAAGCAGCTATATTTTGTTTTTGCTTCAAAACTACAGTTTCGCCAACAAAGCTTCCCTTATTCAGCGTAATTATACAGGCAGCGACTCCTGCGTCCTGAAAAACGCGACTCCCGTAAAAGTCAACTACTTCAGTGATATTGCATTTATCGGTTATATACCTTCTAAGTCCCGCAGCAGATGGGCCTTCCATAAAGTATCTGGAAGTAATGAAGCTTAAAGTGCCCCCCTGACGCAGAAAATCTATGCCCCTTTTCAGAAAGCAGTAAGATATGTCAGACTTATCCATGTAAATTCCTTTATATATCTGCTGCAAGACTTTCTTATATTCACTGGATACCATCTTATGACCTATGTATGGAGGGTTGCCCAATATATAGTCGTACTCCCCTTCTACTCCGCCCAGCAGGCTGTCACAGCAGGCAAGATTCCCCCGGCATTCTCTCCCTGCCAACCGCATTAGTATTTCACCGGCTGTATCCAAAGCTTCCTGATCTATATCGGCACCCCATAAGTTGTTTTCAACTATAAAGCGCCCTATACCCTCCTTTTGCAGCTTTCCTTGCAGCTCTTTATTCCTGTCCAATATTGTCTCATAGTTTCTCTCGAACTTCTCCTTCAGCATCTGGAAGGCTTTTATAAGGAAAAGACCCGTCCCGCAGGCAGGGTCCAATATCCTGATATAAGGATTCTCTATCACATCTGCCTTGGACAGCACTTTCTCAGTCATTCTTTCTATGACCTCCGGGGGAGTATAGAAAACCCCCTTGTCTTTTCTGTCCCTGCGGCTTTTCTTCGATTGTACTTTATCACTCTCTTTGAGTATTGATTCTTTTATACTCATGCTTAACCTCATATCTACAGCTTTTCCATATATAATTTCCCCTGCAGGGGTTCCAGGATAATGTCCAGCCTGCCCTCAACAATGTCAATACCTTTACTGCCCTCAAGCAAGTCATACATGCTGCTCTTGCACCATTTCCCCATGTCTATTGATACATGGCGCCGGCTGTCCCTGCTCCTGTTCACCAGCACAAGGGCAGTATTGTCCTCACAATGCTCCCCGAATGCATCCCTGCCATTATCTATACTTCTTACATAACCATAAACATCGCCTTCAGCATATACCGTAATCCATTTGCCTGTGCTGAAAACATCATATTTGCCTCTAATAGACGTTATAGTCTTATACCAATCAAGCAGTTCAGAGTTTTCATTTCCCCAAGGATAGGTTCCCCTGTTCAGAGGGTCCTTGTACCCCTCCAGTCCTGCTTCATCTCCATAATATATGCTTGGAACTCCAGGAAAGGTCATTTGTATAAGCGACAATAGCTTAAGTCTTGCTATGCCTAGAGACCTCTGACTCTCAGGCAGGCGATATGTTTCCTTTTGCATCTGCGACAGCTGCTGCTCCCCGGGGGCATCCCCCAGTATGGTCAGTATTCTTGGAACGTCATGGGTACCGATCAAATTCATATTGCTGTAGAAATTATGGAGAGGATAATTCTCATAAATACTCATGAGAACTTCATTTGCATGTCTTGCATCGTGTCTCCCGGTAAAAAAGTCGATCATTATTTCCCTAAAGGGATAATTCATTACTGAATCCAGTTCCTCTCCCATAAGATAAGCCCTCTTTTTTCCATAGCTTTCCTTATTAGAGGCATCTTCCCAAACTTCTCCCATAAGTACCGAGTCAGCATCCTTTTCCTTCATAGCCTTACGGAGAATGCGGATAAATTCGTCGGGAAGCTCATCTGCCACGTCCAGACGCCAGCCCTTTGCACCCAAGTCCATCCATTGCTTTATGACGCTGTTCTGCCCGGTAATTATATAGTCAACATATCCAGGATCCATTTCATTGACATTGGGCAGGCTTTCGACTCCCCACCAGCACTCATAGTCATCCTTGGAGCACTTGAAGCGGTACCATGAGTAATATGGGGATTCTGTTGACTGAAACGCTCCTATACCGGGATAGCTGCCATACCTGTTGAAGTATATGCTGTCGCTGCCGGTATGGCTGAAAACCCCATCCAGCATAATAGATATCCCCCGCTGTTCCGCCTTTTTGCACAAGTCCTTGAAGGTCTCATTGCTGCCAAACATCGGGTCTATCTTTTTATAATCCGCCGTATCGTATTTGTGGTTACTGGGTGCCTCAAAAATAGGATTCAAGTAAATCACAGCGATACCCAGCGCTCTTAGATAGTCCAGCTTATCTATCACACCCTGAAGGTTTCCTCCGAAAAAGTCCCACCTGGCTATTGAGCCATTCTCACAGTCCTTTATATAAGTAGGGGTATCCTCCCAATTGGCATATATGAAGCTGTTCTTCTTAGGGTTCAGCGCCTTGCCGTCTTTGCTCCCATTATAGAATCTGTCCACAAATATCTGGTACATTATTGCTCTTTTATACCAATATGGAGTTTTTGCTTCTCCCTTATATACTGTAATCTGATATCTTGGAGGGATTGTATCATATACGCGGCCTATACCTCCCAGCGAGCTTTCGCTGTTCCCGCAGTAATACTTTCTGCCCTCCATGACTAGCTCAAAATAGTACCACAGAAGTCCCGGCTCCTGTGGTACATCCACTTCTGCAGTATAGTGCATTGCTTCTCCCGATTCGTCCTTTAAGGCTAAGCCCAACCTCTGTTCAATGCCGCCCTCTATACTGATTATTACATCAGCTGAGCTTATTGGACTCGAGGTGTGAACTGTAAGCCCCAGGCTGACTTTGCTGCCGCAGGGAACTGCACCAAAGGGGAAACGATATTTTTCCTCATGAGAGTTATGAAAAAACAATGTATTCGTCATATAATCACCTCTTTGACCCCCCATATGCCTGTTGCATATTCCGATATTGTCCTGTCGCTGGAGAATACTCCAGAGTGAGCAATATTGTTTATACTCATCCTTGCCCACTTGGATTTTTGCCGATAGAGCTCATCCGCCCATTTATGGGCTTCCACATATGCATTAAAGTCTTTCAGCACAAAGTACTCATCGTTTTGCAGCAGCAGGTGGTTGTAAATGCCCATGAACTCAACATTGCTCACCGGGAAGAAGCCGTTTACCAACTGGTCTACAACTTTTTTAATCCTTGGATCATTGTTATACATCTCGACTGCATTGTATCCACCTTGCCTGTAGTAATCCATTACTTCTCTTTCTGTCATTCCAAATATAATAATATTTTCATCCCCGACTTCATCCCTTATCTCGACATTTGCCCCATCCAGAGTAGCGACAGTAATGGCTCCATTCATCATGAGCTTCATATTTCCTGTACCTGAGGCTTCCTTTGTGGTAGTAGATATCTGCTCACTCACATCAGCTGCCGGAATTATCCTTTCAGCCAAAGATACCTTATAGTCTTCCATAAATACAACTTTAAGCTTATTTTCAATGGTCCTGTCATTATTTATTTTATCGGCGAGGGTGTTTATAAGCTTAATCTCCTGTTTAGCCAAATAATACCCCGGTGCCGCTTTGGCCCCGAATATGAAGGTTCTTGGGATAATATCCAGCTTGGGATTCTCCTTCAAACAATTGTAAAGGTGCATTATATGGAGCACATTAAGAAGCTGTCTCTTATATGCATGCATTCTCTTTATCTGCACATCGAATATTGAGCTTGGATCAACATCTATTGAATACTTCTGTTTTATTATTCTTGCCAACTCCAGCTTATTATTCTGCTTTATTCTCATTATCTTTTCCTGAACTGCAGCATCATCCTGATATTTTAATAGTTTTATAAGATCTGTGGGATGCTTT
Protein-coding sequences here:
- a CDS encoding glycoside hydrolase family 13 protein translates to MTNTLFFHNSHEEKYRFPFGAVPCGSKVSLGLTVHTSSPISSADVIISIEGGIEQRLGLALKDESGEAMHYTAEVDVPQEPGLLWYYFELVMEGRKYYCGNSESSLGGIGRVYDTIPPRYQITVYKGEAKTPYWYKRAIMYQIFVDRFYNGSKDGKALNPKKNSFIYANWEDTPTYIKDCENGSIARWDFFGGNLQGVIDKLDYLRALGIAVIYLNPIFEAPSNHKYDTADYKKIDPMFGSNETFKDLCKKAEQRGISIMLDGVFSHTGSDSIYFNRYGSYPGIGAFQSTESPYYSWYRFKCSKDDYECWWGVESLPNVNEMDPGYVDYIITGQNSVIKQWMDLGAKGWRLDVADELPDEFIRILRKAMKEKDADSVLMGEVWEDASNKESYGKKRAYLMGEELDSVMNYPFREIMIDFFTGRHDARHANEVLMSIYENYPLHNFYSNMNLIGTHDVPRILTILGDAPGEQQLSQMQKETYRLPESQRSLGIARLKLLSLIQMTFPGVPSIYYGDEAGLEGYKDPLNRGTYPWGNENSELLDWYKTITSIRGKYDVFSTGKWITVYAEGDVYGYVRSIDNGRDAFGEHCEDNTALVLVNRSRDSRRHVSIDMGKWCKSSMYDLLEGSKGIDIVEGRLDIILEPLQGKLYMEKL
- a CDS encoding N-6 DNA methylase; protein product: MSIKESILKESDKVQSKKSRRDRKDKGVFYTPPEVIERMTEKVLSKADVIENPYIRILDPACGTGLFLIKAFQMLKEKFERNYETILDRNKELQGKLQKEGIGRFIVENNLWGADIDQEALDTAGEILMRLAGRECRGNLACCDSLLGGVEGEYDYILGNPPYIGHKMVSSEYKKVLQQIYKGIYMDKSDISYCFLKRGIDFLRQGGTLSFITSRYFMEGPSAAGLRRYITDKCNITEVVDFYGSRVFQDAGVAACIITLNKGSFVGETVVLKQKQNIAASEAELFAPSSFEHFTVNSTEFKDDGWVLLSPEKYEIFAALEAKSSVTLKDIAHSYQGIITGCDRAFVLSGSEVSEHGIEKSLLRPWIKNSDILKHGIKVTDRFLIYSDFIQEEKDFPNAIKYIASCRDKLQERRECRRGVRKWYQLQWGRNNGIFESPKIIYPYKSSNSRFAVDEAGNFCSADIYSLKLKKEYEGIISLDYIAAILNSQLFEYYFKCYAKKISENLYDYYPNTVLRMRIPMPIAGSLIQEKARQLKDCKNEEYKRAVTYEIDRELYKLYGLNERQIKIVENNGNVSSNKSNK